From one Streptomyces mobaraensis genomic stretch:
- a CDS encoding HNH endonuclease: MRKASDSYRACVARTKAEERRELLLNAANAVQKAGQALREAAAARNLHDLDPKGFKVPEIADDAFVDWAYENGMQTVGGRVIRDELMAAPPNERCPLCRQGTVRQLDHFMPKSHFPVLCVDPLNLVPVCERCNLIKGNKQPDSAENTLLHPYLDRISHEGWLDAQSIHDSGTVRLRFFVNPPASWDATLIARVENHFRLFELGKRYAIEANRAISDVTYSVERQRKRGGARMVRVYLEDEAESRLAVDLNSCEGITYRTLAADDLYCEGSSMQDSPSSMGSS, translated from the coding sequence ATGCGGAAGGCGAGTGACAGTTACCGGGCATGTGTCGCTCGTACCAAAGCGGAAGAGCGGCGTGAGCTTCTGCTTAACGCGGCCAACGCTGTGCAGAAGGCTGGTCAGGCGCTTCGTGAGGCTGCGGCTGCCAGGAATCTGCATGACCTTGACCCGAAGGGCTTTAAGGTTCCCGAGATCGCCGACGACGCCTTCGTGGATTGGGCCTACGAGAACGGCATGCAGACCGTCGGGGGGCGGGTGATACGTGACGAGCTGATGGCCGCTCCACCCAACGAACGCTGTCCGTTGTGCAGACAGGGCACCGTTCGCCAACTTGACCACTTCATGCCGAAGAGTCACTTCCCTGTGCTGTGTGTCGATCCGCTCAACCTTGTCCCCGTCTGCGAGCGGTGCAATTTGATCAAGGGGAACAAGCAGCCGGACAGCGCCGAGAACACCCTCCTGCATCCATATCTCGACCGGATATCCCATGAGGGCTGGTTGGATGCGCAATCGATCCACGATTCGGGCACGGTGCGGCTGCGCTTCTTCGTCAACCCGCCGGCATCCTGGGATGCCACGCTCATCGCACGGGTCGAAAACCACTTTAGGCTCTTCGAGCTGGGGAAGCGCTACGCCATCGAAGCCAACCGCGCGATCTCCGATGTGACGTATAGCGTGGAGAGGCAGCGTAAACGCGGTGGCGCACGCATGGTCCGAGTCTACCTGGAGGATGAAGCGGAGAGCCGGCTCGCCGTAGACCTCAACAGCTGCGAAGGCATCACGTACCGGACACTCGCAGCCGACGACCTCTATTGCGAAGGCTCCTCGATGCAAGACAGTCCCAGCTCAATGGGCTCGTCGTAA
- a CDS encoding AAA family ATPase — protein MKFIVLPQDTPVRSGPEAAVLVADDWDDFGFRTGYTLWYRDSQTQMNLGFVKVAVADQGDGPSPIRAGVYDDSPPGELFSLGQSDRYYDNIKKLGHDRREAILRGLSDVAYNLDLLESAMQYPVTRSSLLRTIEEQTVRAQFNRIARGGVRLTEYRFCYTAPGHGAESTLDFKVDPESTPSSNIHVLIGRNGVGKTTLLRNLAAAVVWPERRTEFGRVDVLPTSTSATGERFVNVVSVTFSAFDPFVEVVEESGPQAVKYTYVGLQDNSLDDLPTGTQQQRLQAAFNAGVHAVINSRELMRWREAMMLLSRDPQFANSAIAAYARDIRVGMKVPESHVRELTSAFGRMSSGHAIVALTMTQLVHLVAEQSLVLVDEPEAHLHPPLLASFMQALSNLLSARNGVAVVATHSPVVLQTVPRSCVYKLIRQGESSRSERPLIETYGENVGVLTHEVFGLEVMESGFYAEIGKAVAVLDTYEEVVAHFGGKLGGEAKGLVRVLLAEKTDGAL, from the coding sequence GTGAAGTTCATTGTCCTGCCCCAAGATACGCCAGTGCGCTCGGGCCCCGAGGCTGCGGTCCTGGTGGCCGATGACTGGGATGACTTCGGCTTTCGGACGGGCTATACGCTCTGGTACAGAGACTCACAGACGCAGATGAACCTGGGCTTCGTCAAGGTCGCCGTCGCTGATCAGGGAGACGGCCCCAGCCCCATCCGTGCTGGGGTCTACGATGACTCGCCTCCGGGAGAGCTCTTCTCCCTCGGGCAGAGTGATCGCTACTACGACAACATCAAGAAGCTCGGACACGACAGGCGCGAAGCAATCCTTCGAGGGCTGTCTGACGTGGCCTACAATCTCGACCTTCTTGAATCCGCTATGCAGTACCCAGTGACACGCTCATCACTGTTGCGAACGATCGAGGAACAGACGGTCAGGGCGCAGTTTAACCGGATCGCACGCGGCGGAGTCCGGCTGACCGAGTACCGGTTCTGCTACACAGCACCGGGGCATGGGGCTGAGAGCACTCTCGACTTCAAGGTCGATCCGGAATCCACACCGTCTAGCAATATCCATGTCCTCATCGGTCGCAACGGAGTTGGCAAGACGACCTTGCTACGGAATCTTGCCGCTGCGGTTGTCTGGCCCGAGAGGCGCACGGAATTCGGCCGCGTGGATGTGCTCCCGACGTCCACGTCCGCAACGGGCGAGCGGTTCGTAAACGTGGTCTCAGTTACCTTCAGCGCCTTCGATCCCTTCGTCGAAGTGGTCGAGGAGAGCGGTCCCCAAGCGGTGAAGTACACCTACGTCGGCCTTCAAGACAACTCGCTCGACGATCTGCCCACCGGCACCCAGCAGCAACGGCTGCAAGCGGCCTTCAACGCTGGAGTCCATGCCGTCATCAACTCGCGCGAGCTCATGCGCTGGCGTGAGGCCATGATGCTGTTGAGTCGTGACCCGCAGTTCGCGAACTCTGCCATCGCGGCCTACGCCCGGGACATACGGGTCGGCATGAAAGTTCCCGAATCACACGTGCGGGAACTGACCTCTGCCTTTGGGCGGATGAGTTCAGGTCACGCTATCGTGGCGCTGACCATGACACAGCTCGTGCATCTCGTGGCAGAGCAGTCCCTGGTCCTGGTGGACGAGCCTGAGGCCCATTTGCATCCGCCGCTGCTGGCTTCCTTCATGCAGGCGCTGTCTAACCTGTTGTCCGCGCGCAACGGCGTCGCAGTGGTTGCTACACACTCGCCAGTCGTACTTCAGACGGTGCCGCGGTCCTGCGTCTACAAGCTCATACGTCAGGGTGAGAGCAGCCGCTCCGAGCGCCCATTGATTGAGACGTACGGTGAGAACGTGGGTGTGCTGACTCATGAGGTCTTCGGGCTGGAGGTAATGGAGTCCGGCTTCTATGCGGAGATCGGCAAAGCGGTGGCCGTGCTGGACACCTACGAGGAGGTTGTTGCCCACTTCGGCGGCAAGCTCGGCGGAGAGGCAAAGGGGTTGGTCCGGGTCCTTCTCGCAGAGAAGACGGATGGTGCCCTTTGA
- a CDS encoding M48 family metallopeptidase — MSTASASLTIRGIDVDIIYKDIKNLHIGVYPPLGRVRVAAPHQLDDEQVRLAVIQRLPWIKQQREQFQSVERQSTREMVTGESHYVWGVRRRMKVVERPGRAHIELDGERLLLYIPVGTTTERRRELLDRWYREQLRHVLPGFISKWEAALEVSVPRWNIKRMKTKWGSCNRETGRIWFNVELAKKPPGCLEYIVVHEMTHYFERNHDERFTKLMERFIPNWRSLRDQLNDAPLAEESWS; from the coding sequence ATGAGTACCGCTAGCGCCTCTCTCACCATCCGTGGCATCGATGTTGACATCATCTACAAGGACATCAAGAACCTGCACATCGGTGTTTATCCGCCACTAGGGCGTGTCCGTGTAGCAGCGCCGCACCAACTCGACGACGAGCAGGTGCGACTCGCTGTGATCCAACGCCTACCGTGGATCAAGCAGCAGCGAGAGCAGTTTCAATCTGTCGAACGACAGTCCACGCGAGAGATGGTCACAGGCGAGTCCCACTATGTATGGGGCGTTCGTCGCAGGATGAAGGTCGTGGAGCGTCCCGGGCGGGCTCACATCGAACTAGATGGTGAACGACTGCTGCTGTATATCCCGGTCGGCACAACGACTGAACGACGGCGGGAACTATTGGACCGTTGGTATCGGGAGCAGCTTCGGCATGTGCTCCCGGGTTTTATTTCCAAATGGGAAGCCGCTCTCGAGGTTTCGGTGCCGCGGTGGAATATCAAGCGAATGAAGACCAAGTGGGGTTCGTGTAATCGTGAGACCGGGCGCATTTGGTTCAATGTTGAGCTAGCCAAGAAGCCCCCAGGTTGCCTCGAGTACATCGTTGTCCATGAGATGACGCACTACTTTGAACGCAATCACGATGAGCGCTTCACAAAGCTCATGGAAAGGTTCATTCCGAATTGGCGGAGCCTTCGTGACCAGCTGAATGACGCGCCGCTTGCAGAGGAATCTTGGAGCTGA
- a CDS encoding type I restriction endonuclease subunit R: MSNVGQPERKTQDRIVELFRDSLGYEYLGNWEYRPENSNIDVELLAQNLRARGYSGNLISKAVGKLKSDASLGGGRDLYEANRDVYGLLRYGVRVKLGVGEQTETVWLIDWAHPEANHFALAEEVTVLGQHTKRPDIVLYVNGIAFGTIELKRSKVAVSEGIRQSIGNQRPEFIRSFFTTVQLVMAGNDVEGLRYSVIDTPEKYWLAWREPSDIADPLDRSLTQLCSKKRLLELVHDFMLFDAGQKKTCRHNQYFGVKAAQERIGKREGGIIWHTQGSGKSLTMVWLAKWIRESQVGTNPRVLLITDRTELDDQIQKVFQGAKEPIYRTRSGADLLATLNASEEWLMCSLVHKFRGSEDAVARDEAESEFIRELTTAVPKDFQAKGNLFVFVDEAHRTQSGKMHDAMKALMPGAMFIGFTGTPLLKKDKDTTVQRFGSFIHTYKFNEGVADGVVLDLRYEARNIDQDLTSPAKVDQWFEAKTRGMTDLSRAELKKRWGTVQKVASSEPRARQIVNDILFDMETKPRLMDGRGNAMLVSQSIYQACKFYELFVQAGFKGKCAIITSYTPQASDIAKEDSGHGATERLRQYEIYRQMLADHFNEPADKAMGKVEQFERDVKERFINDPAQMRLLIVVDKLLTGFDAPSATYLYIDKKMQDHGLFQAICRVNRLDGEDKDYGYIVDYRDLFNSLESAITHYTGGALEGYESKDIEGLLSDRIEKARVDLDEALEKVRALCEPVAPPKNTLQYQQYFCALEQGNTEQLKANEPKRVELYKSVAAVTRAYGNLANEMLAAGYSDAEATTIKEEIAHYASVREEVKLGAGENVDFKQYEAGMRHLLDTYISASPSEVVSDFQEAGLVQLIVEMGAGALDKLPAGIKKDPEAVAETITNNMRAVIIDERPMNPKYYDKMSELLDAILEERRQSALDYKDYLAKLLEHASKLGKGESGAQYPEWANNGARRALIDFFGPTSDLSVVVDTTILHIKPDSWVGDTMKEKKVRRALAQALPADFDRLDELLELLKARHEYR; this comes from the coding sequence ATGAGCAACGTCGGCCAGCCGGAGCGCAAAACCCAAGACCGCATCGTCGAGTTGTTCCGGGACTCGCTGGGGTACGAGTACCTTGGTAACTGGGAGTATCGCCCGGAAAACTCCAACATCGACGTCGAGCTACTGGCGCAAAATCTCCGCGCTCGGGGCTACAGTGGCAACCTGATCAGCAAGGCGGTCGGCAAACTGAAGAGTGATGCCTCGCTTGGTGGCGGCCGCGATCTGTACGAGGCGAACCGGGACGTCTACGGCCTGCTCCGGTACGGGGTTAGGGTCAAGCTTGGTGTTGGCGAGCAGACGGAGACAGTGTGGCTCATCGACTGGGCCCACCCCGAAGCCAATCACTTTGCCTTAGCGGAGGAAGTGACAGTGCTGGGGCAACACACCAAGCGCCCGGATATCGTGCTGTACGTCAACGGAATAGCCTTCGGAACGATTGAGCTCAAGCGCTCGAAGGTCGCCGTTTCTGAAGGGATCCGGCAAAGCATCGGGAATCAGCGCCCCGAGTTCATCCGGTCGTTCTTCACGACGGTGCAGCTTGTCATGGCCGGCAACGACGTCGAGGGGCTGCGTTACAGCGTTATCGATACGCCGGAGAAGTACTGGCTCGCGTGGCGTGAACCGTCCGACATCGCCGATCCCCTCGACCGGTCGTTGACGCAGCTCTGCTCGAAGAAACGCCTGCTCGAGCTGGTTCATGACTTTATGCTCTTCGACGCGGGGCAGAAGAAGACGTGTCGGCACAACCAGTACTTTGGCGTCAAGGCGGCTCAGGAGCGGATCGGCAAGCGCGAGGGCGGTATTATCTGGCATACCCAGGGCTCCGGCAAGTCGTTGACGATGGTGTGGCTGGCTAAATGGATCCGGGAGTCTCAAGTTGGCACAAATCCACGGGTCTTGCTGATCACTGATCGGACCGAACTGGATGATCAGATTCAGAAGGTCTTTCAGGGAGCCAAAGAGCCCATCTATCGGACCAGGAGCGGCGCTGATCTCCTTGCCACTTTGAACGCGAGCGAAGAGTGGCTGATGTGCTCGCTGGTTCACAAGTTCCGTGGCTCGGAAGACGCGGTCGCCCGTGATGAAGCTGAGAGTGAGTTCATTCGTGAGCTCACAACGGCCGTCCCTAAGGACTTCCAAGCCAAAGGCAACCTCTTCGTCTTCGTGGACGAGGCCCACCGTACGCAGTCGGGCAAGATGCACGACGCTATGAAGGCGCTCATGCCTGGGGCCATGTTCATTGGTTTCACCGGAACACCTCTCCTCAAGAAGGACAAGGACACCACTGTCCAACGGTTCGGCAGCTTCATTCACACCTACAAGTTCAATGAGGGCGTTGCCGACGGTGTCGTGCTCGACCTGCGGTACGAGGCTCGCAACATCGACCAGGATTTGACCTCGCCGGCGAAGGTCGACCAGTGGTTCGAAGCTAAGACCCGCGGCATGACTGACCTCTCCCGCGCTGAGCTCAAGAAGCGCTGGGGCACCGTTCAGAAGGTCGCCAGCTCGGAGCCGCGAGCCCGGCAGATAGTCAATGACATCCTTTTCGACATGGAGACCAAGCCGCGGCTGATGGATGGCCGAGGCAATGCCATGCTCGTCAGCCAGAGCATCTACCAGGCGTGTAAGTTCTACGAGCTTTTCGTTCAGGCCGGGTTCAAGGGTAAATGCGCCATCATCACGTCGTACACCCCGCAGGCAAGTGACATCGCCAAGGAAGACTCAGGGCACGGTGCGACGGAGCGGCTGCGCCAGTACGAGATCTACCGGCAGATGCTCGCGGATCACTTCAACGAGCCTGCAGACAAGGCGATGGGCAAGGTCGAGCAGTTCGAGAGGGACGTCAAGGAACGTTTCATCAATGACCCGGCCCAGATGCGGCTGCTCATCGTCGTCGACAAGCTCCTGACCGGCTTCGATGCTCCGAGTGCGACCTACCTGTACATCGACAAGAAGATGCAGGACCACGGCCTGTTTCAGGCGATCTGCCGGGTCAACCGTCTCGATGGTGAAGACAAGGACTACGGCTACATTGTCGACTACCGTGACCTGTTCAACTCCCTTGAGTCCGCGATCACGCACTACACCGGCGGGGCCCTCGAAGGCTACGAGTCGAAGGACATCGAAGGGCTGCTGTCAGACCGGATCGAAAAGGCCCGTGTCGACCTCGATGAGGCTCTGGAGAAGGTCCGGGCGCTCTGTGAGCCGGTCGCCCCCCCAAAGAACACCCTCCAGTACCAGCAGTACTTCTGCGCCCTGGAGCAGGGCAACACCGAGCAGCTCAAGGCCAATGAACCCAAGCGGGTGGAGCTTTACAAGTCCGTGGCGGCCGTGACTCGCGCGTACGGCAACCTCGCCAACGAAATGCTCGCTGCTGGGTACAGTGACGCCGAAGCCACAACGATCAAGGAAGAGATCGCCCATTACGCCAGCGTGCGTGAAGAGGTGAAGCTCGGTGCCGGCGAGAATGTTGACTTCAAGCAGTATGAAGCCGGCATGCGACACCTACTGGACACGTACATCAGCGCCAGCCCCTCCGAGGTGGTCTCTGACTTCCAGGAAGCCGGGCTGGTCCAGTTGATCGTCGAGATGGGAGCTGGCGCGCTCGACAAGCTTCCCGCGGGTATCAAGAAGGACCCGGAAGCGGTGGCGGAAACGATCACCAACAATATGCGGGCGGTGATCATCGACGAGCGCCCGATGAACCCCAAGTACTACGACAAGATGTCGGAGCTGCTCGACGCCATACTTGAGGAACGGCGGCAGAGTGCTTTGGACTACAAGGACTATCTCGCGAAGCTCCTGGAGCACGCGTCCAAGCTTGGCAAGGGCGAGTCAGGTGCCCAGTACCCGGAGTGGGCTAACAATGGTGCTCGCCGCGCTCTGATTGATTTCTTCGGTCCAACATCGGACCTCTCCGTGGTTGTAGACACCACTATCCTCCATATCAAGCCCGACTCGTGGGTGGGTGACACGATGAAAGAAAAGAAGGTCAGGCGCGCGCTCGCTCAGGCGCTGCCCGCCGACTTTGACCGGCTTGATGAGCTACTGGAATTGTTGAAGGCGCGCCATGAGTACCGCTAG
- a CDS encoding restriction endonuclease subunit S domain-containing protein, whose translation MSTIGDQFEVQLGKMLDTVKNIGIPKPYIGNRAVQWGRIDLSAVGTVPLTRSDMRRFRLRKGDLLVCEGGEVGRGAIWRDQLLECYYQKALHRLRSKGGYDVRLMLALLEYWASVGVFSNYVTQTSIAHLPRDKFIRMPLPLPSVAEQGRISDAIQDVNDLIFALEQMIAKKQAIKQGMMQQLLTGRTRLPGFNDLWREVCLREEGATYGGLTGKAKKDFDAGSAQFVTFMEVMAGPRLLGHGLGRVTVGPNERQNAVQRGDVLFNGSSETPEEVALAAVVDFSPSPTTFLNSFCFGYRLKRHSRIDPAYLAYFFRSDGGRALVAVLAQGATRYNIAKTKLLDVSPILPPVDEQRAIVATLRDAENAIAVAKRRLVKARAMKTGMVQELLTGRTRLPVKEGAA comes from the coding sequence ATGTCCACAATCGGCGATCAGTTCGAAGTGCAGCTGGGTAAGATGCTCGATACGGTCAAGAATATTGGGATTCCAAAACCGTATATCGGGAACCGGGCAGTGCAGTGGGGCAGGATTGACTTGTCGGCCGTAGGAACCGTTCCTCTGACGCGATCAGACATGCGCCGCTTCCGCCTGCGCAAGGGTGATCTTCTGGTCTGCGAGGGTGGCGAAGTTGGCCGGGGAGCCATTTGGCGAGACCAACTTCTTGAGTGTTACTACCAGAAGGCTCTACACAGGTTGCGTTCGAAAGGTGGTTACGACGTTCGGCTGATGCTGGCGCTGCTTGAGTATTGGGCATCTGTCGGAGTGTTCTCCAATTATGTGACGCAGACGAGTATCGCGCATCTTCCGCGGGATAAATTCATTCGGATGCCGTTGCCTCTGCCTTCGGTGGCAGAGCAGGGTCGAATTAGTGATGCGATACAAGATGTTAATGACCTGATTTTTGCACTGGAACAGATGATCGCTAAGAAGCAGGCGATCAAGCAGGGCATGATGCAGCAGCTGTTGACCGGTAGGACTCGCCTCCCGGGCTTCAACGACCTGTGGCGCGAGGTGTGCTTGCGAGAAGAGGGTGCCACGTACGGGGGCCTCACAGGAAAGGCGAAGAAGGACTTCGATGCTGGCTCGGCGCAGTTTGTGACGTTTATGGAAGTCATGGCCGGCCCGCGACTCCTAGGTCACGGTCTTGGGCGCGTGACGGTGGGGCCTAACGAACGGCAGAACGCAGTTCAACGGGGAGACGTCCTATTTAACGGGTCGTCAGAGACTCCCGAAGAGGTGGCACTGGCTGCTGTAGTTGACTTCAGCCCGAGCCCGACCACCTTTCTAAATAGTTTCTGCTTTGGTTACCGCCTAAAGAGACACAGTCGCATCGATCCCGCGTACCTGGCATATTTCTTCCGTTCCGACGGTGGCCGTGCACTAGTGGCGGTGCTCGCGCAAGGAGCCACCCGGTACAACATCGCAAAGACGAAGCTCCTCGACGTCAGCCCCATTCTCCCTCCAGTTGATGAGCAGCGTGCCATTGTCGCGACGCTACGGGATGCTGAGAATGCGATCGCTGTGGCAAAGCGCCGCCTTGTTAAGGCACGTGCGATGAAGACGGGGATGGTGCAGGAGCTCCTCACGGGGCGTACACGCCTTCCTGTCAAGGAGGGCGCAGCATGA
- a CDS encoding type I restriction-modification system subunit M, with the protein MALKKSDLYSSLWRSCDELRGGMDASQYKDYILTLLFVKYVTDKAKSDPNSLIDVPAGGSFDDMVALKGDKEVGDKINKIIGSLAEANGLEKVIDLADFNDEEKLGKGKEMQDRLSKLVTIFADLDFRGSRAEGDDLLGDAYEYLMRHFATESGKSKGQFYTPAEVSRVLAKVVGIGGGTRQDHTVYDPTCGSGSLLLKVADEAPRGLTIYGQEKDNATWALAQMNMILHGYEDRDIRKGDTITSPQFTQGTRLQTFDFAVANPPFSIKSWSNGLESEYGRFEYGRPPEKNGDYAFLLHILKSLKSTGKAAVILPHGVLFRGHAEASIRKELLRRGYIKGVIGLPPNLFYGTGIPACIVILDKENAQARTGVFMIDASKGFIKDGNKNRLRSQDIHKIVDVFNKKTEIERYSRMVPLQEIADLKNDYNLNIPRYIDSSEPEDIQDLNAHIHGGIPDYDLDALNGYWEAFPSLRATLFKPNRPGYSDLAVGVAEVQQTILDSDEFQKFAMDVRSQVDDWFAAHRSVLQALNPDTVPKDLIAGISDDLLARFKNTPLLDEYDVYEQLMAYWHGVMHDDVFLVMNDGWCEAAKPRKTIEDKERKLSETPDLVIGSGRSATKYKMDLIPPTLVVARYFADQQSKVDTLHAEAEDASRAVEEYVEEHAAEDGPLAEAMEDGKISKPLASTRLKVARHEGADPEEIKALQHLIKLYNEQAVAKKAAKEAQTTLDLAALKKYGDLTEPEIKQLVLDDKWQATVANRVAQVVDSLTLALVGRIQQLGERYADTVGGIEAKITELEGCLAKHLAAMGVE; encoded by the coding sequence GTGGCTCTCAAGAAGTCAGACCTGTACAGCTCACTGTGGCGGAGCTGCGACGAGCTGCGTGGTGGTATGGATGCCAGCCAGTACAAGGACTACATCCTGACGCTGCTGTTCGTGAAGTATGTGACGGACAAGGCCAAGTCCGATCCGAACTCCTTGATCGACGTCCCCGCTGGCGGATCCTTCGATGACATGGTCGCCCTCAAAGGTGATAAGGAGGTCGGCGACAAGATCAACAAAATTATCGGCAGCCTCGCCGAGGCCAACGGGCTTGAGAAGGTCATCGACCTGGCCGACTTCAACGACGAGGAGAAGCTCGGCAAGGGCAAGGAGATGCAGGATCGCCTCTCCAAGCTGGTAACGATCTTCGCTGATCTCGACTTCCGAGGTAGTCGCGCTGAGGGCGACGACCTACTTGGCGACGCCTACGAGTACCTCATGCGGCACTTTGCAACGGAGTCGGGCAAGTCGAAGGGCCAGTTCTACACTCCGGCTGAGGTCTCGCGGGTGCTCGCCAAGGTCGTCGGCATCGGAGGGGGCACCCGGCAGGACCACACGGTCTACGACCCGACGTGTGGGTCCGGCTCGTTGCTCCTCAAAGTCGCTGACGAGGCCCCACGCGGCCTCACCATCTACGGTCAGGAGAAGGACAACGCCACCTGGGCGCTGGCCCAGATGAACATGATCCTCCACGGCTATGAGGACCGCGACATCCGCAAGGGTGACACGATTACCAGCCCACAATTCACCCAGGGCACACGACTGCAGACTTTCGACTTCGCCGTCGCCAACCCGCCGTTTTCGATCAAGTCGTGGAGCAATGGCTTGGAGAGCGAATACGGACGCTTCGAGTACGGTCGGCCGCCGGAAAAGAATGGCGACTACGCTTTCCTGCTGCACATTCTCAAGTCGCTTAAAAGTACGGGCAAAGCCGCAGTTATCCTGCCACATGGTGTGCTATTCCGCGGCCATGCCGAGGCGAGCATTCGGAAGGAGCTGCTGCGTCGCGGCTACATCAAGGGGGTAATCGGACTGCCCCCGAACCTCTTCTACGGCACGGGGATTCCGGCTTGCATCGTTATCCTCGATAAAGAGAACGCACAAGCGCGCACCGGCGTCTTCATGATCGACGCCTCCAAGGGTTTCATTAAGGACGGCAACAAGAACCGTCTCCGAAGCCAAGACATTCACAAGATCGTCGATGTTTTCAATAAGAAGACCGAGATCGAGCGCTACTCGCGTATGGTGCCGCTCCAAGAGATTGCTGACCTGAAGAACGACTACAACCTCAACATCCCGCGCTATATCGATTCGTCCGAGCCGGAAGATATCCAGGATCTTAACGCTCACATTCATGGCGGGATCCCGGACTACGACCTGGACGCACTCAATGGGTACTGGGAGGCGTTCCCAAGCCTTCGTGCCACACTCTTCAAGCCGAATCGCCCCGGCTACAGCGACCTGGCTGTCGGTGTGGCTGAGGTGCAACAGACCATCCTGGACTCCGACGAGTTCCAGAAGTTCGCTATGGACGTCCGCAGCCAGGTTGACGACTGGTTCGCCGCGCACCGGTCGGTTCTGCAAGCGCTCAACCCGGACACTGTCCCCAAGGACCTGATCGCTGGTATCAGTGACGATCTCCTGGCCCGGTTCAAGAATACCCCTCTGCTCGACGAGTACGACGTCTACGAGCAGCTCATGGCTTATTGGCATGGCGTCATGCACGACGACGTCTTCCTCGTCATGAACGACGGGTGGTGTGAGGCGGCGAAGCCCCGCAAAACCATCGAGGACAAGGAGCGCAAGCTCTCCGAGACCCCGGATCTTGTCATTGGCTCGGGGCGCAGCGCCACCAAGTACAAGATGGACCTTATTCCACCGACGCTTGTTGTCGCTCGGTACTTCGCGGACCAGCAGTCCAAAGTCGACACACTGCACGCGGAAGCTGAAGATGCAAGCCGCGCTGTCGAAGAGTACGTCGAGGAGCATGCCGCAGAGGACGGCCCGCTTGCTGAGGCGATGGAGGACGGCAAGATCTCCAAGCCGCTTGCTTCGACGCGGCTGAAGGTGGCTCGGCACGAGGGAGCTGACCCGGAGGAGATCAAGGCCCTTCAGCACTTGATCAAGCTGTACAACGAACAGGCTGTCGCCAAGAAGGCCGCCAAGGAAGCCCAGACCACCCTGGATCTTGCGGCCCTCAAGAAATACGGCGACCTCACCGAGCCTGAGATCAAGCAGCTTGTGCTTGACGACAAGTGGCAGGCAACCGTCGCGAACCGCGTTGCGCAGGTAGTTGACTCGCTGACGCTCGCTCTGGTTGGACGAATCCAACAGCTTGGAGAACGCTATGCGGATACGGTTGGCGGAATTGAAGCGAAGATCACGGAGTTGGAAGGCTGTCTAGCTAAGCACCTCGCGGCGATGGGGGTTGAATAA